A DNA window from Staphylococcus warneri contains the following coding sequences:
- the tsaE gene encoding tRNA (adenosine(37)-N6)-threonylcarbamoyltransferase complex ATPase subunit type 1 TsaE, whose protein sequence is MISIKDKNEMKQFAKRLVALVQPGDLILLNGDLGAGKTTFTQFIGEALGVKRTINSPTFNIIKSYKGTNLKLHHMDCYRLEDSDEDLGFDEYFEDDALTVIEWSQFIEDLLPNESLTINIEVIDETSRHIKIEAKGEHYEVMKEALEQ, encoded by the coding sequence ATGATTAGTATTAAAGATAAAAATGAAATGAAACAATTTGCTAAAAGATTGGTGGCACTAGTTCAACCTGGAGATTTAATTTTACTTAATGGAGATTTAGGTGCAGGTAAAACAACATTCACTCAATTTATAGGTGAAGCTTTGGGTGTTAAACGAACAATCAATTCACCTACATTTAATATTATTAAATCTTACAAAGGTACAAATTTAAAGTTACACCATATGGATTGCTATAGACTCGAAGATTCGGATGAAGATTTAGGGTTTGATGAATATTTTGAAGATGATGCGTTAACAGTAATTGAATGGAGCCAATTTATTGAGGATTTATTACCTAATGAATCACTGACAATAAATATTGAAGTGATTGATGAAACAAGTCGGCACATCAAGATAGAAGCTAAAGGAGAACATTATGAAGTTATGAAGGAGGCGTTAGAACAATGA
- the tsaB gene encoding tRNA (adenosine(37)-N6)-threonylcarbamoyltransferase complex dimerization subunit type 1 TsaB has product MKLLLIDTSNQPLSVALTDGNDVLAEITNNTKTNHSVQLMPMIQRLFNESSMSKNDLDGIVVAEGPGSYTGLRIGVTTAKTLAYVLNCKLYGVSSLKALAATINENNKLLVPIFDARREAVYAGIYQQKNGLLETVLDDQYISINDLKQKLHELNQPYVYIGEDTVKLAHLIDGEGINQLPQASVMKNLITEPTDIHSFVPKYHKITEAERNWIDQQKNN; this is encoded by the coding sequence ATGAAATTGTTATTGATAGATACGTCCAATCAGCCTTTGTCTGTCGCATTAACAGACGGCAATGATGTTCTTGCTGAAATTACCAACAATACAAAGACGAATCATTCAGTGCAACTAATGCCTATGATTCAACGTTTATTTAATGAAAGTAGTATGTCAAAAAATGATCTCGATGGTATCGTAGTTGCTGAAGGTCCTGGTTCATATACTGGATTAAGAATTGGTGTGACGACTGCTAAAACGCTTGCCTACGTATTAAATTGTAAATTATATGGCGTTTCGTCATTAAAAGCTTTGGCAGCAACTATTAACGAGAATAACAAACTTTTAGTACCCATTTTTGACGCAAGACGTGAAGCGGTATATGCAGGGATATATCAACAAAAAAATGGGTTATTAGAAACTGTATTAGATGATCAATATATTTCAATTAATGACTTGAAGCAGAAATTACATGAACTTAATCAACCCTATGTATATATCGGTGAAGATACAGTTAAATTAGCACATTTAATAGATGGTGAGGGGATTAATCAATTACCACAAGCGTCAGTCATGAAAAATTTAATTACCGAGCCCACTGATATCCATAGTTTTGTTCCTAAATATCATAAAATAACTGAGGCGGAAAGAAATTGGATAGACCAACAGAAGAACAATTAA